CCAATCAAAATCATCTAAATGATGTCTAAAAAACTGTATCTAAATCTCCAGTCAACACTTTCAATTGTGGTTCAGGAAAAGaagaactttttattattatttacggtTTTTTATTTCCAAATGTATTGAGAACGAACCAGTTCGGTAAAGGAATGGTCTAACAGTACGACAGAAGCACGTCCACGCTGCAGGGTCTGAGACAGCACTCATCCACGATGCCTCGTTTGCCGCGTCCTTCCGAGTACGGCATCAGCCACGCGGAGCCGTAGCTCGCGAActgagcaccgctgcgcttgtCCACGCCCGCTTCCCAGCACAGGTCGGCCAGAGTGCGAGCCAAGTGACGCCCGCAGTACGTGTGCACTCTTTGTGGCTGTTGTGTTGACACCCACATTACTGTTGACAACATTAATGCAATAGCAAGGAGTATCTTCATGTTTGGCGACTAAAGTGTGTTTCGGAGGACGTCTCGCTGATGCCACAGATGAAACGTGAATGTGAAGAAAGCTAAGCAACCCTTCCTTTATATATGGACGATTAGttaatgaatatttatataataacacATGGGCATGTGATTTATATGACATTGCCTAGGTTCCAATAATTAACCAATGAACTGAATTAAATGTTGTACATTTACTTGACGCAACTTTTAACTTTGAACGCctagcaaaatttataaatatttgtcaTCTTCATTATGTAGTAGGTAGTAACTAGGAGACAAAGTAAGCATCATCCGGTATCAGTGGTGAACTTAGAACCAGTTCATAACGCTCGATGCACGCGTGGCTGGAAGCGAGCGTTTatgacttcatcagagctgtaGTAATCatgttttatgatttatttgtgAAAGTATGGCGTGGTCCAATTGCTTTGATAGCTTGAAACATTTCAAAAGATTGGTAGTGGAAAATTTTACCATAGAGAAACTGCGTGTTTCAAGTGGTGACCGGGTTACAACGTTGAAATCATTCTTTGAAGCCTTAGGTTAAGACGGTCTCGTTTGTTGCGAGGTTCCACAAGCTTAAGGCTCGCCAAACTCTGGTCTTAAAACTGGTATTCTCCAGCAAAGCTCCGGAATTATCGTTTTACCAGTTTATATGCGAAACGTGACGCTACTCGGGATCAAAACGAGCTGCATCATTATCAATATTTAGGCTTACATCCGCTGGTCTAATTGATTTCACAGTGTGTAATCTACACTAATAAAATTGGCTGGCTGTTTGTGCTCCTCCTAGTACGAGCATGGCAGAAACGACAACAAGGAGAATGACCAGTTTCATGATGATTCCTCACGTGCTACTCGTTGTGATGGCAGGACGTGAATATTGCGAGCGTGCGAAAGTCTCTCATTTTATATGGAAGCTTGGTTAATTAGTGTACAGTCAAGTATGTGAGCACGTAATCGATGTGACGCTACGTAGGCTTAGCCAGTGATCGGCTGAGAAGTTCAGGAAATTAAACTGACGGGTTCGATATATTCAAACGTTTCATAGCTTTCAAATGACAATTACATATATGCGTGACCTGATTTATTTTTCtccttattattttatacacattGCACTTTACTATGATTAAAATGAATGCCAAATTAATTTATGAACTCATttcatatatatacttataaatttcatgatttaaattaatattacgatattttttctTAGTTGTTAGGCTTAGAAGGTTTTTAATTATCAGTGAAATAATTCCCCTTAGTCCAACCAAATTATACAAACATGTTATGTCTACGGAGTTGGCTGACCACTTTACAGCCCTAGAAGATAAGCCCTTTTGCTTGTCTACTTATCTGagcaataaagaaaatccgaagaaatatttcacaaaatttaGTAAGCGGCCACTGCCACAAACATTGGAATATCCTCACAGCATAAGGGTATCGGTTAAAGAAAGGGTTACCAGTTTACCAAGTTAATCAtgtgttatatattattatatgatatatattatttttcggATGTACAGTCTGTCTGTACTAATaacatactaataataataatgataaatataataataagtgatTCCACAGATACGACGAGAGAACTTACCATTGTCGTCATCCCAGCCTCGACTTGGTCGTTCCATTACATACATAACCTGGCTGTAGGGAGTGTAGGTAGAACATATAGCTGCGATTGGTGTAGGTGTGATTAATTGAATAGTAATTAAGGGGTTTTCAGTATAAAAGAACCAGTCCGTCTTGCTTACATCACATTCGAATCCAATACGTTGGACTGATAAGGACTTTCTCGTAAAACGATTACAGAGCACCATGATGAAGACTACAATAATGTTCATGTTAGTAGTCGTGATCAGTTTGACATATTCAAGCGAGGAGCAGGAGGTAGCGCGCACGTACTGCGGCGCACATTTGGCGAATACACTCGCCGACTTGTGCTTCGGGGTGGAGAAACGCAGCGGTGCGCAGTACGCGCCCTACTTCTGGACGAGACAATACTTGGGATCTCGCGGGAAACGCGGCGTAGTGGACGAATGCTGTTTCCGGCCTTGCACACTTGACGTTCTCTTATCTTATTGTGGTTAGGTTCAATTGTGTCtcgaattttattattattattaagatttaattaataaactgGCAGTAAAGAAGAATTTCAGTCGTTTTAATATAGAGAAAGTTTTGAgatgaacattttacattgttAGAATTTTAAAACTTGAACCTTTTTCTACTCATTTAAAGATGGGTATTTACCTACGTTTTAGTTGACTCTAGCTTATAAATTTTTTAGTCCCTTTGAGATTTTATTTGAGGCGATCTATAATTAAACAGCGTCATtaatggcgtcgcatcgcgagagcatcggtgtCGCAGGATTCGACTGATGCCTGACCACGACCagtctgtcaagagtgtacgactaggaTGATAATTAAACAGAGTATTCAGTTGTTGAGAACAATGAACTGATATTTTAGAGTCTTTTCACTCCCATTTTTTGTAGTATTGATGTCGATAGACCGACCGATATGTCGACTGAAACGGGATTCTCTGTTCTTATCCGCCTCAGTCTTTTCTAACTTTTTGTCCACTCTTTCTTTTAATAGTTGACAAATTAGATGACACTTTCTTGACTGACAATTCCGCTAAGTTTGCGCACTGTCACAGCATACTTCCCCATTCCCGTCACTTCATAACGACAGTTCTTTCGTCGTTTTcgatgttacatgaggcccagtcacgtcactccccaaaaggtggtctatgggtcgagagacacgGGGCCTAGTCGCACCCAGCACACCAGTGAACTCTGTCCACTCTTTCTTTGAATAATTGACAAATTAGATGACACTTTCTTCTCTACACCAAGGATTAATGAAACAGACTTTGGTAAATCAAAGATTACAATCACCTCGCAGCTCAAGAGATGTTATACGAAAGAGACTTGGACAAAGTGAACTTgtccttttatattattaatgtgtCGTTTCTCGAAGATTCTGCATGCCAGTGATGTGCAACATTTGTCGTCTGACGACATACAAAATCGCACAGTCACGACGTGCAGTGTCGAGTATGTGAGGCTTAAAATCGTTTTCTCCACACTGCGCCACGTTCAAACGCTAGACGGCGTTACACCGCTTGCACAAAAAGAAAGACTTACGAAATTTATATAAGTAGTGCATTATTGAGACACCTATTGATGAGTCGGTCCTTGACTCACTTCAAAACTCTTTTAGGTCAAATTCAACCAAACTGCTTGCAGGTTAACGATATTCTTAGTGTCTGAAATGTTGTTATAGCCTTACTACTCGGCAGACGCTTTTAGTACCCACTCTGTTTTTAGATAAACTGTACTTGGTGTGGGCCTACAATTTGCAACCTGTAGATTTGCTAGTTTAAGAAATATCAATAGGCTGTTGGCTTTTTTCATCGGCAGCTATTTTAGAGACTTTGAGAATTGAGTAGGATGGATGAATGAAATTCAGGAAAGAAAGGCTTGCTATCAGGTGCACCAGTTCCTTTAGAGATGAGGTCCCACAGAGATCAGCTCGGAATTGCGACCTAATGAGAAATTCCGGCGAGAAAGACAGGAGGTTGGCTTACACTTGCTGCACTTAAATTTATTCTGCCAGTCACGATACAATAGTATACctgaaaatattgttaatgtccAATAAATACTCTGAATTGTACAGTAATCATATTCTCTTATTTTATTTCGAGTTAAATTTAATAGGCAATAGAGATCCATAGTCACAACAAAATTTATCAGTAAGACAAGAATATGACAGTTTGAAGATATTATATCTGAGAATACGAAATCATACCATTGTGCCGACTCAAAAGACCCCTATAGCTAAAAAGACAAACTCTTGGAGGAAGTTGAAAGAGAAAAGGAAGAATAACAGATGACAGAGACTAAAAGAGGAGAGAAGATAAAACGTGTAAATGACCTTTATAGAATTGATTGAGACATTAAGATAAACACTATATAGTTAGGCGTGTTTAATTAAAGATACCCTACATGAAATGAATTTAGTTTCATTAACTTTTGCAGGGAGACGCTCAAGTTGTACACACTTAGGCGAGCATTCCTTCAGCACGACCAATATATTGTTAATAGGCTGTTAGCCGTGAGCATTTATGAATGTTATCTGAACAAAATTAAAAGCCTAAAGAGCGGTATACACAAGGTCATAAATTTGCTCTCTTACATGAGATTTTTCTTTGTGTTGATTTGCCGGTTCTAAGTCATGGTTTGGTTAAGAActacacagtttttttttttttttttttttcgggccgggggccgaacctcctacgaggtccccgcgcctatggggcgcgcggggtatgtgagactcaacgatctgcaggtgttgagagcagatcgcgggcccaaggattttagggcccacccactaaacgactcccctgcactcttacacccgacgtccgatctccgtccggggtcagaacccgttcagagtaggggggttcccgcggtcaacactacaaccagacacgcggcgccaccccgaggacgcccgaccgacgggtcgtcgaggcgatagtcgacgaccaacgacgtcggtctccgcggtacggcggccctaccaggccgcccgggcggtgccgctggtgttccgggataccccgctgggccagaaccagccagccgggtcggaacgcgatacaccgccgaccgggttgctcttcaacagtatgttcggcgacgacagcgacgacgaaaatgcgaaccgcatcgcagtccgcagccgccgacgcgccgtcccgtcctcctggtgccagcgcgctagagtgacggtagcgtgcggcgctgcctcaacccccttaggtcgccccgtgaccatcaccgggaggagactgcctcctcataggggctggagctggacaaacgccctcctccgaaccccggctcgacggcggcggcacggcgccgagagggaagaagagctctccctctcccgttccgccgcctccttctgcgagatggtggactcgcagaagtcgagcatcgcctgcaaGAACTACACAGTAATGCAACTATTCTTGGGTTCTATCTTCCCAGGTAACTGTGAGTGTTATGACtttgataaccacttaatattccCATTAAACCCAGGCGTGAGAGTCTGTCATGCCACGCCACAAAGGTCAACATTTTCACGGGGCTCGAGAGCAAGTCAAAACCTTTTAATTTTGCTTTTTCCGATCAAAAACAACGACGTAAAGGCTAAAAACCGTATGTGTATGTACCAGTCAACACTTCTAGTTATGGTTCAGGAAGAGAAGaacaaattttgttatttacagCTATTTATTTCCAAATGTATTGAGAATGAATTAGTTTGGTAAAAGAGTGGTCTAACAATACGACAGAAGCACGTCCACGCTGCAGGGTCTGAGACAGCACTCATCCACGATGCCTCGTTGGTCGCGCCCTTCCGAGTACGGCATCAGCCACGCGGAGCCGTAGCTCGCGAACTGAGCATCGCTGCGCTTGTCCACGCCCGCTTCCCAGCACAGGTCGGCCAGAGTGCGGGCCAAGTGATGCCCGCAGTACGTGTGCACTGTTTGAGGCTGTTGTGTTGACGCCCACATTACTGTTGTCAACATTAATGCAATAGCAAGGAGTAATTTCATGTTTGGCGACTGAAGTGTGTTTCGAAGGAAGTCTTGCTAATGCGACTGATGAAATGTGAATGTGATGAAAGCTAACCAACCCTTCATTTATATATTGAAATGTGGttcatgaatatttatttataacaaaattatgGTCACGTGATTTTTTTGACATTGCGTAGGTTCTAATAATTAACCAATGAACTGAATTAAATGTTGTACATTTACTTGACGCGACTTTTAATTTTGAACGCCTAGCAAACTTTATAGATATTAGTCGTCATAATTAGTAAGTAGTCAAAGTAGGCATCATCCAGTATCAGTGATGAACTTAGAACCAGTTCATAATGCTCGACACACGCGGGGCTGGAAGCGAGCGTTTatgacttcatcagagctgtaGTAATCATGTTTTATGGTTTATTTGTGAAAGTATTGCGTGGTCCAATTGCTTTGATAGCTTGAAACATTTTAAAAGATTGGTAGTGGAAAATTTTACCATAGAGAAACTGCGTGTTTCAAGGGTGACCGGGTTACAACTTTGAAATCATTGTTAAGACGGTCTCGGTTGTTGCGAGGTTCCACAAGCTTAAGGCTCGCCAAACTCTGGTCTTAAAACTGGTATTCTCCAGCAAAGCTCCGAAATTAACGTTTTACCAGTTCATAAAATGTACACGAATCGAATTTTTGTGCTGGAATAGAACATTCACAGTAAACAGGACAGTAACCAAGTTGAGAATTTATATGCGAAGCGTGACGCTACTCGGGATCAAAACGAGCTGCATCATTATCAATATTTAGGCTTACATCCGCTGGTCTAATTGATTTCACAGTGTGTAATCTACACTAATAAAATTGGCTGGCTGTTTGTGCTCCTCCTAGTACGAGCATGGCAGAAACGACAACAAGGAGTATGACCAGTTTCATGATGATTCCTTACGTGCTACTCGTTGTGATGGCAGGATGTGAATATTGCGAGCGTGCGAAAGTCTCTCATTTTATATGGAAGCTTGGTTAATTAGTAAACAGTCAAGTATGTGAGCACGTAATCGATGTGACGCTACGTAGGCTTAGCCAGTGATCGGCTGAGAAGTTCAGGAAATTAAGTTGACGGGATCAATATATTCAAACGTTTCATAGTTTTCAAATGACAATTACATATATGCCCGACCTGATTTATTTTTCtccttattattttatacacattGGACTTTACTATGATTAAAATGAATACCAAATTAATTTACGAATTCATTtcctatattatataattataaatttcatgttttcaattaatattaggtattttttttgtttttagccttagttggtttttaattaatgaaataattccCCTTGGACCAAGCAAATTATGTATACATGCTATGTCTTTGGAGTTGGCGGATCACTTTACAGCCTTTTAACGTAAGCCTttttgctcgtctacctatctgagcaataaagaaaatcctgaagaaatatttcacaaaatttaGTAAGCGGCCACTGCCACAAACATTGGAATATCCTCACAGCACAAGGGTATCGGTTAAAGAAAGGGTTACCTGTTTACCAAGTTAATCATattgtgttatttattattatatgatatatattatttttcggATGTACAGTCTGTCTGTACTAATaacatactaataataataacatatgtATGCGTTATCTTTAGTGGAACATTCCAGAGGAAGTGATTCCACAGATACGACGAGAGAACTTACCATTGTCGTCATCCCAGCCTCGACTTGGTCGTTCCATTACatatattgaagtcgtcgtggcctaaaggataagacgtccggtgcattcggatctagcgatgcaccgatgttcgaatcccgcaggcgggtaccaatttttctaatgaaatacgtacttaacaattgttcacgattgacttccacggtgaaggaataacatagtgtaataaaaatcaaacccgcaaaattataatttgggtaattactggtggtaggacctcttgtgagtccgcacgggtaggtaccaccgccccgcctatttctgccgtgaagcagtaatgcgtttcggtttgaagggtggggcagccgttgtaactataccttagaacttatatctcaaggtgggtggcgcatttacgttctagatgtctatgggctccagtaaccacttaatatcaggtgggctgtgagctcgtccacccatctaagcaataaaatatttatataacctGGCTGTAGGGTGTGTAGGTAGAACATATAGCTGCGATTGGTGTAGGTGTGATTAATTGAATAGTAATTAAGGGGTTTTCAGTATAAAAGAACCAGTCCGTCTAGCTTACATCACATTCGAATCCAATACGTTGGACTGATAAGGACTTTCTCGTAAAACGATTACAAAGCACCATGATGAAGACTGCAGTAATGTTCATATTAGTAGTCGTGATCAGTTTGACGTATTCAAGCGAGGAGCAGGAGGTAGCGCGCACGTACTGCGGCCGACACTTGGCGAATATACTCGCTTACGTGTGCTTCGGAGTGGAGAAACGCGGCGGTGCGCAGTACGCGCCTTACTGGCAGGAGACATACTTGCGATCTCGCAAGGGACCCGGCGTAGTGGACGAATGTTGTTTCCGCCCTTGCAAACTAGAGGTTCTCAAATCGTACTGCGGTGTGTAATGTATTACTTTAACAAAAGTTATCTACTGACTGTTTTTAAGACCAACGTCTTAAGAtaagatatatttatgtaataaattgcCAGTAACAAGTATTTCTgagttgttttattaaattaaaagttatcgTCTGAGCGTCTTTTGTCAACTTAGCTGTCAAATCTTTTGTCAAGCGGATAATTTAGTTTGAAGTTGCAAGGGAAACATAAAATTGGCAAAAATGTTTGACCATTGGCTAACTTCATCAGTTAATTGGTTTTAATTCAATGCTTCTTAACGGCACGTAGCCCTAGTTTATGGTCAGACGTTACTACCTCGCCGTAGCATCGTAATATAGCATAACAATTTCCCTCGGGTTTTGCcacataattaaaaccacttttcaCACTGCAGCTCTGTTAGATAGGTTACAGTAAGTTTTAAAGAGCGGGCACTGTTAATATTGGTAATATATGACGTGTTTCAAAGGACAATCGAGTATTTCTATATAAATATGTCGTAACTTATTGAGATAGgccttaaaaaaatgtatcgtGTTTGTTAGATCTAGTTTGCACATAGatgaagtatttattatttgtaccaTATCAGGCCCAGTGTTATTGACTTGGTATAGTCACTGACAATTTTGCGGGGGAATGCTAACACGAGGCGTATGACCACAACGGGTCATTTCATGTGTTAATGTCGATAGGTTGAAGGTAGGTaggtagaatttaaaaaaaattacaaagtaaTTTAATGTGGCACTATGCTACTTTTCGCTTGAAATTTGATCAAAttactaataatttataatattccaattatagattaatattgtttgataTCGTCTCTTGCATATATTTCTCTCTTTTGAGTGCGCATTAATTGTTTAACAAGCAAActttgtaaaatagtttttatttttttatttttttatttatttttattgcctttgtaggcagacgggcatacggcccacctgatggtgagtggttaccgtcgcccatggacttcagcaatgccaggggcagagccaagccgctgcctaccgcttaatactctccataagcctcgtttgaagaaggacatgtcatagcgctcgggaaacaccgtggaggggagctcattccatagccggatggtacgtggcaaaaaagatctctggaaacgcactgtggatgaccgcagtggctccaggtagtatggatgaactctactccggtggcgggcggtgcgatggtaaaaacgagatgctggtatcatctcgaacaattcaattttattttgattgaatGTGATTCTAAGATAAGATCTAATTACTACAGCgtttttgcattattttgtaATCTATAATTCATATATCTAACGCAAGCCACGCTAACatacctaatatataaattctGTTCAGATTAAGTGTTTCTCTGTTCAGAGAGTCTGGTGGTATCTACGAATAAAGGTGGTATTCTCATAAGGCACTTGGCTCCGGCCTCAAAGACCATGCATtgactttttttaatgttatacaCTAGGTTAACATACCTCTCACGTATATGTATGTAGGAGCCTCGCCAGCTCACAGGCAGACGCACTCAGCATCACCATGTCGTCACCATTTCATAACTGatattattgatattgataCCTTCAACATGACAGCCGACATGTGTGCTGCTAAGCTCGTCAATCAGAGCATTGACGTACAGATTAAAAAGTTTACGGGAAGTCAGTCCCCCCTGTTTCACCCTGCACTCCAACCTGTACGGTTCGGACAGCGTTTCTGCCCATCTCACAACGCTGACCTGGTTGCtgtactaaaattaaaaaatgctatttactTCTGGTGGCACTTTGGTATCCTCCAGTTTTTGCCATAATGTATCGTAGCAGATCAAAAGTTATCGATAGGTCAAGGATGCGATGAGTCTTTCTATCAGTGTAGTACACAGTCCGTTTTGGGCACAAAATTGCACTTTATGTGGAAAGACCTGGTCTAAAACAAAACTGGTTGTGATGGAGCAGTAGAAATTTATCCAGCTCAGAATATTTCATGCCCAATCAGGCCAATGTTTAATGTATTTGTGACCTtccaaaagtttttaaaatatttctttgaGTTATGTGATCCAACTTCAGCAACTGAATCGATCCAACTTCACCTGTTCCTCGTTATTTTGGCACCTTCTTAGGCGCGCTTTAAATATCGATCTACTTTTACACATATCTTCATGTATAGGACCGAATTTAGgctttttataatttaaccAAATTAGAAACTTGAGTCTAGGGGGTAGTT
The sequence above is drawn from the Bombyx mori chromosome 11, ASM3026992v2 genome and encodes:
- the LOC101736783 gene encoding bombyxin A-1-like, which translates into the protein MKILLAIALMLSTVMWVSTQQPQRVHTYCGRHLARTLADLCWEAGVDKRSGAQFASYGSAWLMPYSEGRGKRGIVDECCLRPCSVDVLLSYC
- the Bbx-b3 gene encoding bombyxin B-12 precursor: MKTTIMFMLVVVISLTYSSEEQEVARTYCGAHLANTLADLCFGVEKRSGAQYAPYFWTRQYLGSRGKRGVVDECCFRPCTLDVLLSYCG
- the LOC119629138 gene encoding bombyxin A-5-like, with translation MKLLLAIALMLTTVMWASTQQPQTVHTYCGHHLARTLADLCWEAGVDKRSDAQFASYGSAWLMPYSEGRDQRGIVDECCLRPCSVDVLLSYC
- the LOC119629139 gene encoding bombyxin B-5; the protein is MMKTAVMFILVVVISLTYSSEEQEVARTYCGRHLANILAYVCFGVEKRGGAQYAPYWQETYLRSRKGPGVVDECCFRPCKLEVLKSYCGV